The Candidatus Angelobacter sp. sequence GGCATTGGAGAAGCTCTGCCGCGCCTATTGGTATCCACTCTACGTGTTTGTCCGGCGGCAGGGAAACAACCCGGAGGATGCTCAGGATTTGACGCAGGAATTCTTCTCGAGATTGCTGGAGAAAAACCACCTCGCGAAGGCCGATCGCGAGCGCGGCAAATTCCGCACATTTCTGCTGCGGTCGCTCAAGAATTTTATGGTCAACGAGTGGAAGCGGGCAGGCCGTTTGAAACGCGGCGGCGGTCTGGAGTTTTTGTCCATTGAGGCGAACGACGCCGAGGATCGTTATGCAGCAGAACCTTCTGACGAATACAATCCGGACGCCGCTTATGAGCAACGCTGGGCCGTCACGTTGATCGAGCAAGTGCTGGCTGCTCTTCGTCAGGAATTCGACGCCGAGGGCAAAGGCCGGCTTTTCGAGGAATTGAAGGGTTTCATTTGGGGTGACAAAAGCGCTGCTTCCTACGCTGAGATCGCCGGTCCTTTGAACCTGACCGAAGGGACTGTCAAAATGGCGGTGCATCGACTCCGCCGACGTTTCCGTGAACTCCTGCGAGCCGAAGTCGCTCACACGGTCGCCCGACCAGAGGACATCGATGGCGAACTGCGTCATTTGATCAGCGTCGCGGGTTGAAGACCAGAATGTGCGCCGGCATCCGCAGGACTCGTAACTTTGTGTCCGGAACGTTGTAGGAATGATTGAACCTGGTTCCGATTGAATAGTGTCAAACTTGAATTCATGCGTCCGCTGTGGGGCCGAACTGCGCCCGCACCAGGCCGGGGGCCTTTGCACTCGATGCCTGCTCGAAAGCGGTCTGGAAGAATCGCTGGCCGAACCGAACGCCGCCAGTCCCGGCCAAATCCAGGCACCTTTGGTTAAAGGCGAAGCAGGGACGGTTCGTTCCTTCGGTGATTATGAACTTCTCGAAGAGATTGCCCGCGGCGGGATGGGCGTGGTCTATCGCGCGCGGCAACCCAGTCTCAAGCGCGTTGTCGCACTGAAGATGATTTTGGCCGGGCAGTTCGCGAGCAAGCAGATCATTCAAAGGTTCCGGGGCGAGGTCACGGCGGCAGCCCTTCTGCAGCACCCCAACATCGTCGCCATTCACGACGTGGGCATCCACGACGGCCAGCATTATTTCTCGATGGATTACGTCGAGGGCCAGAACCTCTCACAGCTCGTGGGTAACCGTCCGCTGCCACCCGCGAAGGCGGCGCGTTACGTGAAGCTCATTGCCGAAGCCATTCAGTATGCGCACCAGCAAGGCATCCTGCACCGTGATCTCAAACCTTCGAACATCCTCGTGGACTCCAGCGATCAGCCGCGCATCACAGATTTTGGGCTCGCCAAGCGGCTCGAGGGCGATTCCAGCATCACTGGAACCGGCCAGATGCTCGGTTCGCCCAACTTCATGCCACCGGAGCAGGCCAGTTCGCAGCACGGTAAGGTGGGCCGGCCCGCGGACGTGTATGGACTG is a genomic window containing:
- a CDS encoding sigma-70 family RNA polymerase sigma factor: MTSSPDQPENKPAAAAQFTTTHWSVVLTAGQSELPQAAEALEKLCRAYWYPLYVFVRRQGNNPEDAQDLTQEFFSRLLEKNHLAKADRERGKFRTFLLRSLKNFMVNEWKRAGRLKRGGGLEFLSIEANDAEDRYAAEPSDEYNPDAAYEQRWAVTLIEQVLAALRQEFDAEGKGRLFEELKGFIWGDKSAASYAEIAGPLNLTEGTVKMAVHRLRRRFRELLRAEVAHTVARPEDIDGELRHLISVAG